One Desulfovibrio fairfieldensis genomic window carries:
- a CDS encoding amino acid ABC transporter permease translates to MNSLTVVFNALPAILAGSFVTIGNVTASLAMGLVLGVPLAVGQVYGGPWLRRLVALYVWFFRGVPILVLLFLCYGLFISLGLPADPFLICCLVLGCTSTAYQSQIFRGAIESLPQGQLKAARALGMNDFTGIRCIVLPQALRLSIPGWANEFSILLKDSAICYVLGTQDIMARTSFVAARTHEHLALYAAAGLIYFVLTLVVLKLLRRLEDNVHVPGYSTGMGMEGMGAG, encoded by the coding sequence ATGAATTCACTGACCGTCGTTTTCAACGCCCTGCCCGCCATCCTGGCCGGAAGTTTCGTGACCATCGGCAACGTGACCGCGTCCTTGGCCATGGGGCTGGTGCTGGGCGTGCCGCTGGCCGTGGGCCAGGTCTACGGCGGCCCGTGGCTGCGTCGGCTGGTGGCGCTGTACGTCTGGTTTTTCCGGGGCGTGCCCATTCTGGTGCTGCTTTTTCTCTGCTACGGCCTGTTCATCAGCTTGGGCCTGCCTGCCGATCCCTTTCTGATCTGCTGCCTGGTGCTCGGCTGTACCAGTACGGCTTATCAGTCCCAGATTTTCCGCGGGGCCATCGAAAGTCTGCCCCAAGGGCAGCTCAAGGCGGCGCGCGCCTTGGGCATGAATGATTTCACGGGCATCCGCTGCATTGTTCTGCCCCAGGCCCTGCGCCTGTCCATCCCCGGCTGGGCCAACGAATTTTCCATTCTGCTCAAGGACTCGGCCATCTGCTACGTCCTGGGCACTCAGGACATCATGGCCCGCACCTCCTTTGTGGCCGCGCGCACCCACGAGCATCTGGCGCTCTACGCCGCGGCGGGTCTGATCTATTTCGTGCTGACGCTGGTGGTGCTCAAACTGCTGCGCCGCCTGGAAGACAACGTCCATGTGCCGGGCTATTCCACGGGAATGGGCATGGAAGGCATGGGAGCGGGGTAA
- a CDS encoding amino acid ABC transporter ATP-binding protein: protein MCAEQEVVLRVEGISKQLGGRPILDNCSLTVRRGELKVLIGPSGAGKSTLLQCIDCLIPPDSGEIWLEGERLEMRDKRKLCAFRAQVGMIFQDFNLFDHLTAEENVAIALRKVRGMSRRDAKARALEELGRVGLARRALLYPAQLSGGQKQRVAIARALAMDPKVILLDEPTSALDPELVGEVLAVIRDLARGGMTMIMATHQMDFARALATEILFMERGRIIEQGIPDDLLAEGSATRTRDFCARLLEMGA from the coding sequence ATGTGCGCAGAACAGGAAGTGGTATTGCGGGTTGAGGGTATCTCCAAGCAATTGGGCGGCAGGCCTATTCTGGACAATTGCTCGCTGACGGTCCGCCGGGGCGAGCTCAAGGTGCTTATCGGTCCCTCGGGCGCGGGCAAGAGCACGCTTCTGCAGTGCATCGACTGCCTGATTCCGCCGGATTCCGGTGAAATCTGGCTGGAGGGCGAACGCCTGGAGATGCGCGACAAGCGCAAGCTCTGCGCCTTCCGCGCCCAGGTGGGGATGATCTTTCAGGATTTCAATCTCTTCGACCACCTCACGGCCGAGGAAAATGTGGCTATCGCCCTGCGCAAGGTGCGCGGCATGTCCCGCAGGGACGCCAAGGCCCGCGCCCTGGAAGAACTGGGCCGCGTGGGCCTGGCCCGGCGCGCCCTGCTCTACCCGGCCCAGCTTTCGGGCGGCCAGAAGCAGCGCGTTGCCATCGCACGGGCCCTGGCCATGGACCCTAAAGTCATTCTGCTGGACGAGCCCACCTCGGCCCTGGACCCGGAGCTGGTGGGCGAAGTGCTGGCCGTGATCCGGGATCTGGCGCGCGGCGGCATGACCATGATCATGGCTACCCACCAGATGGATTTCGCCCGGGCCCTGGCCACGGAAATCCTGTTCATGGAGCGCGGCAGAATCATTGAACAGGGCATTCCGGACGACCTGCTGGCCGAGGGTTCGGCCACGCGCACCCGTGATTTCTGCGCCCGCCTTCTGGAAATGGGGGCCTAG
- a CDS encoding ABC transporter substrate-binding protein, with protein MKKFFVCALLASLLAAVPAFAKKSYVNGIDPNYPPFAYMDEKTGQAAGFDVDSLNWIAKTMGVEITHKPMAWDGIIPALLAKQIDMVGSGMSITPERSKMVQFSDPYWTVSRVFLVPADSKLTPEDILSQKIKLGVQRGTSEANAIKQEQQEKGYPFELRFYESAPLAVEDLLNGRIQAALMDELPADDAITKGRAVKKAGTHGKPDGFGVALRKDDKELRALIDEGYRKLMADPYWKELQKKYLNK; from the coding sequence AAAAATTTTTTGTCTGCGCACTGCTGGCTTCGCTGCTGGCCGCCGTGCCCGCCTTTGCCAAAAAGAGCTACGTAAACGGCATTGACCCCAACTACCCGCCCTTTGCCTACATGGATGAAAAGACCGGCCAGGCCGCCGGTTTTGACGTGGATTCCCTGAACTGGATCGCCAAGACCATGGGCGTGGAAATCACCCATAAACCCATGGCCTGGGACGGCATTATTCCGGCCCTGCTGGCAAAACAGATCGACATGGTCGGCTCCGGCATGAGCATCACGCCGGAACGCTCCAAGATGGTGCAGTTCTCCGATCCCTACTGGACCGTTTCGCGCGTTTTTCTGGTGCCCGCCGATTCCAAGCTGACGCCTGAAGACATCCTGAGCCAGAAGATCAAGCTGGGCGTGCAGCGCGGCACTTCCGAAGCCAACGCCATCAAGCAGGAGCAGCAGGAAAAGGGGTATCCCTTTGAACTGCGCTTCTATGAATCCGCGCCTCTGGCCGTGGAAGACCTGCTCAACGGCCGCATCCAGGCCGCGCTCATGGACGAACTGCCCGCCGACGACGCCATCACCAAGGGCCGCGCCGTGAAAAAGGCCGGCACCCACGGCAAGCCCGACGGCTTCGGCGTGGCTCTGCGCAAGGACGACAAAGAGTTGCGCGCCCTGATCGACGAAGGCTACCGCAAGCTCATGGCCGATCCGTACTGGAAGGAACTGCAGAAAAAGTATCTGAACAAGTAA